In Pyricularia oryzae 70-15 chromosome 2, whole genome shotgun sequence, one genomic interval encodes:
- a CDS encoding 1-phosphatidylinositol phosphodiesterase, which produces MCCLRLSNRDKNTKTTPTTMPNLIIRNLTVTPLELRRIERFDADAVGSNGFAKVTSRIVGIFNSTENYGVVPKSGDPASIDDCGTTLIGGFESRETEFRAAEPQREVLRIHFQQPNTGNCWSVDAPGPSHRTLVMRRTAGSEDSPAEFSVVYHVVQGHLAIFSSGGLANWMAQMRDECPLSMLSIPGTHNSPTCYKALPSVRCQAVGVREQLDNGVRFLDVRVSVQPDSDELILVHAAFPVSLTGNKYLHDLLKECYDFLEANPKEALIMSLKREGTGKGSDADLSKHLINRYCTGQFASRWYTDTKVPHLGSARGRILLVRRYHDDEAAQKRHNGRGFGIDGSHWPDNCEDGTVGSGLIRVQDFYEIDQSTNIERKIQYARAQLERAAEKRADPRGEANPLFVNFLTASNFFNANCWPENIAAKVNPSIIEYLCMMHGADGKGPNGLSVGDSSTGVVVTDWVGKDGDWDLIRCIVGWNARLQLR; this is translated from the coding sequence ATGTGCTGCCTAAGGCTCTCCAACCGCgacaaaaacaccaaaacCACCCCGACCACAATGCCGAACCTCATCATCCGCAACCTGACCGTCACACCCCTCGAGCTGAGGCGGATTGAGCGCTTCGATGCCGACGCCGTCGGGTCCAACGGCTTCGCAAAGGTCACGAGCAGGATCGTGGGCATCTTTAACAGCACCGAAAACTACGGCGTCGTCCCCAAGTCCGGGGACCCTGCTAGCATCGATGATTGCGGCACCACCTTGATCGGGGGCTTTGAGAGCCGCGAGACCGAGTTCCGCGCCGCCGAGCCCCAGCGTGAGGTCTTGCGCATCCACTTCCAGCAGCCCAACACCGGGAACTGCTGGTCTGTCGATGCGCCGGGCCCAAGCCACCGGACCCTGGTGATGCGCCGGACCGCTGGGTCAGAGGACTCGCCTGCCGAGTTCTCGGTCGTGTACCACGTCGTCCAGGGCCACCTGGCAATCTTCAGCAGCGGCGGGCTCGCCAACTGGATGGCCCAGATGCGCGACGAGTGCCCGCTCTCCATGCTGTCCATCCCAGGCACACACAACAGCCCGACCTGCTACAAGGCCCTGCCCAGCGTGCGGTGCCAGGCGGTCGGCGTGCGTGAGCAGCTCGACAACGGTGTCCGCTTTCTCGACGTCCGTGTCAGcgtccagccggactcggacGAGCTGATCCTCGTCCATGCTGCCTTCCCAGTGTCCCTGACAGGAAACAAGTACCTGCACGACCTACTGAAGGAGTGCTACGACTTTCTGGAGGCAAACCCCAAAGAGGCCCTCATCATGAGCCTGAAGCGCGAGGGCACCGGCAAGGGCAGCGACGCCGATCTATCCAAGCACCTCATCAATCGATACTGCACGGGTCAATTTGCTAGCCGCTGGTACACTGACACCAAGGTTCCCCACCTCGGATCCGCCCGTGGCCGAATCCTCCTGGTGCGTCGCTATCACGACGATGAGGCGGCTCAGAAACGCCACAATGGTCGCGGCTTCGGCATTGATGGTTCCCACTGGCCCGACAACTGCGAGGACGGCACGGTGGGAAGCGGCCTCATTCGGGTACAGGATTTCTACGAGATAGACCAGAGCACAAACATCGAGAGGAAGATACAATACGCACGTGCACAGCTCGAGCGTGCCGCCGAAAAGCGTGCCGACCCGCGTGGTGAGGCGAACCCACTGTTTGTCAACTTTCTAACCGCGAGCAACTTCTTCAATGCCAACTGTTGGCCTGAAAACATCGCCGCCAAAGTCAACCCTTCCATCATTGAGTATCTGTGCATGATGCATGGTGCCGATGGGAAGGGGCCCAATGGCTTGAGCGTTGGCGACTCGTCAACAGGAGTTGTTGTCACGGATTGGGTTGGTAAAGACGGCGACTGGGATTTGATTCGCTGTATAGTTGGCTGGAATGCAAGACTGCAGCTGCGCTAG
- a CDS encoding glycine cleavage system T protein, whose translation MRGLTPLRTLARPARLCLRQPQRNLSRVSVTAKSQGRYSEVVKRPVLAATTNELRAIQTEAQRRHASGSSGEVLHKTALYDLHVAHGGKMVPFAGYHMPVQYSSLSVSASHVFTREKASLFDVGHMVQRRFSGPGAAAFLERVTPSGVAALKPHHGSLTTLLHRGTGGIVDDTIVTRLDDELFYVVTNAGCRDKDNKYFADELAAWDGATVKHEVMDGWGLVALQGPLAKDILAEALAEPAEVDLPNLHFGMSRYGRIKLLGMEVSAPLLISRGGYTGEDGFEISIPEDETVAVTQALLTTGRPERLQLAGLGARDSLRLEAGMCLYGHDLDDTTTPVEAGLSWVIPKARRETAGFHGAEVILPQLVAKSKGGKGVERRRVGLVVEGAPAREGADIVSSDGATKLGKITSGCPSPTLGKNIAMGYIQDGQHKAGTEVAVLVRGKPRKAVVTKMPFIQTKYWKGA comes from the coding sequence ATGCGAGGTTTAACCCCATTGCGAACTCTGGCCAGGCCAGCTCGCCTGTGCCTACGCCAACCACAGCGCAACCTGTCTCGGGTTTCCGTCACTGCTAAAAGCCAAGGCCGATACTCGGAGGTGGTCAAACGGCCGGTGCTGGCCGCCACAACAAACGAGCTTCGCGCAATCCAGACAGAAGCACAAAGGCGACACGCCTCGGGTTCCTCTGGCGAGGTGCTGCACAAGACGGCCCTCTATGATCTGCACGTCGCTCACGGCGGCAAGATGGTGCCGTTCGCCGGCTACCACATGCCGGTGCAGTACTCGTCCCTGTCGGTGAGCGCCTCGCACGTCTTCACGCGCGAGAAGGCCTCGCTCTTTGACGTCGGCCACATGGTGCAGCGGCGCTTCAGCGGGCCTGGAGCCGCCGCGTTCCTGGAGCGCGTCACGCCGTCGGGCGTCGCCGCCCTCAAGCCCCACCACGGGTCGCTGACCACGCTGCTGCACCGCGGCACCGGAGGCATCGTCGACGACACCATCGTTACCCGCCTCGACGACGAGCTCTTCTACGTCGTCACCAACGCCGGCTGCCGCGACAAGGACAACAAGTACTTTGCCGACGAGCTCGCCGCCTGGGACGGCGCCACCGTCAAGCACGAGGTTATGGATGGCTGGGGCCTCGTCGCCCTGCAGGGTCCCCTGGCCAAGGATATCCTGGCCGAAGCCCTGGCCGAGCCGGCAGAAGTCGACCTCCCCAACCTGCACTTTGGCATGTCGCGCTACGGCCGCATCAAGCTGCTCGGCATGGAGGTGTCGGCGCCGCTGCTCATCAGCCGTGGAGGGTACACGGGCGAGGACGGCTTCGAGATCTCGATCCCTGAGGACGAGACCGTCGCCGTCACGCAGGCTCTGCTCACTACCGGCAGGCCCGAGCGCCTGCAGCTGGCCGGCCTGGGGGCCAGGGACAGCCTTCGGCTCGAGGCGGGCATGTGTCTGTACGGCCACGACCTGGACGACACGACCACGCCCGTCGAGGCTGGGCTCAGTTGGGTCATCCCCAAGGCGAGGAGGGAGACGGCGGGCTTCCACGGCGCCGAGGTTATCCTGCCTCAGTTGGTGGCCAAGAGCAAGGGAGGCAAGGGCGTGGAGCGGCGCCGGGTCGGCCTGGTGGTCGAGGGGGCGCCTGCCCGCGAGGGTGCTGACATTGTCAGCAGCGACGGCGCCACCAAGCTGGGCAAGATCACGAGCGGCTGCCCTAGCCCGACGCTGGGCAAGAACATTGCCATGGGATACATTCAGGATGGGCAACACAAGGCTGGTACCGAGGTTGCGGTTCTGGTACGCGGCAAGCCCAGGAAGGCGGTCGTGACCAAGATGCCCTTCATCCAGACCAAGTACTGGAAGGGAGCATAG
- a CDS encoding 60S ribosomal protein L9-A, with protein MKYIHSEELLEVPEGVKISIKSRLITVEGPRGKLTKSLNHIAVTFSQPSKNVIGIEIHHGKRKDVATLRTVRTLINNLIIGVTKGYKYKMRYVYAHFPINVNVEKNNETGNAEVEIRNFIGEKLVRRVAMQPGVEVEISKAQKDELILSGNSVEAVSQSAADIQQICKVRNKDIRKFLDGMYVSEKGNIEEIAA; from the exons ATGAAGTACATCCACTCAGAGGAGCTCCTGGAGGTGCCGGAGGGAG TCAAGATCAGCATCAAGTCCAGGCTGATTACTGTTGAGGGCCCCCGAG GAAAGCTCACTAAGAGCCTTAACCACATCGCCGTCACCTTCTCGCAACCCAGCAAGAACGTTATCGGCATCGAGATTCACCACGGCAAGCGCAAGGATGTCGCCACCCTCCGTACCGTCCGCACCCTGATCAACAACTTGATCATTGGTGTCACCAAGGGCTACAAGTACAAGATGCGTTACGTCTACGCCCATTTCCCCATCAACGTCAACGTTGAGAAGAACAACGAGACTGGCAACGCCGAGGTCGAGATCCG AAACTTCATCGGCGAGAAGCTCGTCCGCAGGGTCGCCATGCAGCCTGGTGTTGAGGTTGAGATCTCAAAGGCCCAGAAGGATGAGCTCATCCTGTCCGGTAACTCTGTCGAGGCTGTCTCGCAAAGCGCCGCCGATATCCAGCAGATCTGCAAAGTACGGAACAAGGATATCCGTAAG TTCTTGGATGGTATGTACGTCTCGGAGAAGGGCAACATCGAGGAGATTGCTGCATAA
- a CDS encoding vacuolar ATP synthase subunit H, producing MALDPPTYLASLQNNIRQRPIPWDGAVRTGVLTEEQLAKTRAVEKPNRDARKQTVEADLDGYRALFVGEPGRPSVLESSNKPIVQYLLVLLSDLLDCVPTLSKALFKDSDPYRQLLPLLAQSSGPEDPIPLLTSHVLVNLIAGSRDESDLTLQKALPVILSYLSTLTKSSDAGLQDIGVQEYSTVLFGSKSRSQFWAQRSETVAPLINILRAAAGSSNGDANGIRSGSMRGGPVEGSIGGGVGLQLLYHVLLVMWQLSFEAEDVGCDLDEEYNIIQLYTQLLKLSPKEKTTRLIVSTLYNLLSANRSSLLPVASFARLPSLLSNITSRQLTDPDLQEDLQSLKDMMDEYTATKTTFDEYVAEVTNGHLRWSPPHRSQTFWAENARRILDENNAGVVRQLAEIMKKPWDNDKQVLAIACNDIGALVREVPEKRGQLERLGLKTRIMELMGEADENVRWESLKALGGWLKYSFENNK from the exons ATGGCGCTGGATcctcctacctacctagcctcGCTGCAAAACAACATCCGCCAGCGGCCCATACCCTGGGATGGCGCCGTTCGGACGGGCGTCTTGACCGAGGAGCAGCTGGCAAAGACCCGCGCCGTTGAGAAGCCAAACCGGGATGCGCGCAAACAAACTGTTGAGGCCGACCTCGATGGCTATCGTGCCCTTTTCGTCGGGGAGCCTGGTCGACCCAGCGTGCTCGAATCTTCCAACAAACCCATCGTTCAATACCTGCTAGTCCTACTCAGCGACTTACTAGACT GCGTGCCGACACTCTCAAAGGCCCTCTTCAAAGACTCCGACCCCTACCGGCAACTGCTGCCGCTCCTGGCACAGTCATCCGGCCCAGAGGACCCGATCCCGCTCCTCACATCACATGTACTCGTCAACCTGATCGCCGGTTCGCGAGACGAGTCGGACCTCACGTTGCAGAAGGCGCTGCCTGTCATCCTGAGCTACCTGTCAACCCTTACCAAGAGCTCTGACGCCGGGCTACAGGACATTGGAGTCCAGGAATACTCGACGGTCTTGTTCGGCAGCAAATCCCGGTCCCAGTTCTGGGCACAGAGGAGTGAGACTGTGGCGCCGCTGATCAACATCCTCCGCGCCGCTGCGGGGTCTTCCAATGGAGATGCAAACGGTATTCGTTCGGGAAGCATGAGGGGAGGTCCCGTGGAGGGCTCCATTGGCGGTGGCGTTGGGCTGCAGCTTCTCTATCATGTTCTCCTAGTCATGTGGCAGCTGTCCttcgaggccgaggacgtCGGTTGCGATCTGGATGA GGAGTATAACATCATACAACTCTACACCCAGCTCCTTAAGCTTTCCCCCAAGGAAAAGACTACCAGACTTATCGTTTCGACGCTTTACAACCTTCTCTCGGCTAACCGATCGAGCCTGTTGCCAGTGGCATCATTTGCTCGTCTACCGTCTCTACTCTCGAACATAACCTCGAGGCAACTGACAGATCCAGATCTGCAGGAGGATCTGCAGAGCTTGAAGGACATGATGGACGAATACACGGCAACCAAGACTACCTTTGACGAGTACGTGGCCGAGGTCACAAACGGCCATTTGCGATGGTCGCCACCACACCGTAGCCAGACGTTCTGGGCAGAGAACGCCCGGCGCATCCTGGACGAGAACAACGCTGGGGTAGTGCGGCAGCTGGCAGAGATCatgaaaaagccttgggacaATGACAAGCAGGTCCTGGCTATTGCATGCAATGACATTGGCGCTCTGGTTCGTGAAGTGCCCGAGAAACGAGGTCAACTCGAGAGGCTTGGTCTCAAGACTCGCATCATGGAGCTCATGGGTGAGGCGGATGAGAATGTGAGATGGGAGAGTCTGAAGGCATTGGGCGGATGGCTGAAGTACAGCTTTGAGAACAACAAATAG
- a CDS encoding DNA repair protein rhp51, producing MTQVEDDYDESANADESGGAGPGAPTPLTALEGVGGLTKRDIQLVMEGGYNTVESVAYTPRRMLEQIKGISEQKAGKILAEASKLVPMGFTTATEMHQRRSELISITTGSKNLDTMLGGGIETGSVTELFGEFRTGKSQICHTLAVTCQLPFDMGGGEGKCLYIDTEGTFRPVRLLAVANRFGLSGEEVLDNVAYARAYNSDHQLQLLNQASAMMCETRFSLLIVDSATALYRTDFLGRGELSSRQTHLAKFMRQLQRLADEFGIAVVISNQVVAQVDGGPSAMFNPDPKKPIGGNIIAHASTTRLSLKKGRGETRIAKIYDSPCLPESDCLFAINEDGIGDPSPKDVEKMNN from the exons ATGACGCAGGTTGAGGATGACTACGATGAGAGCGCCAATGCGGATGAGAGCGGCGGGGCTGGTCCAGGAGCACCTACGCCTCTGACTGCTTTGGAG GGCGTTGGAGGCCTAACAAAGAGGGATATTCAACTGGTCATGGAAGGTGGATACAACACCGTAGAGTCTGTCGCCTACACACCCAGGCGGATGTTGGAGCAAATCAAAGGAATCTCGGAACAAAAGGCAGGAAAGATTCTCGCAGAAG CATCCAAACTTGTACCTATGGGCTTCACAACGGCGACTGAGATGCACCAGCGCAGAAGTGAGCTGATATCGATCACGACTGGTTCGAAGAACCTCGATACCATGCTGGGTGGAGGTATCGAGACCGGCTCTGTCACGGAGCTCTTTGGAGAGTTCCGTACAGGAAAATCACAGATTTGCCACACGCTTGCCGTGACATGCCAGTTGCCCTTTGATATGGGCGGCGGAGAGGGCAAATGTCTATACATCGACACCGAGGGCACATTCCGGCCCGTTCGACTGCTCGCCGTGGCCAACCGCTTTGGATTGTCGGGCGAGGAGGTGCTCGACAACGTTGCCTACGCACGCGCGTACAACTCCGACCATCAGCTTCAGCTTCTGAACCAGGCTTCGGCCATGATGTGCGAAACGCGCTTCAGTCTCCTTATTGTGGATTCTGCCACCGCACTGTACCGTACCGACTTCCTTGGTCGTGGAGAGCTGAGCAGTCGGCAGACTCATCTAGCAAAGTTCATGCGGCAGCTGCAGAGGCTGGCGGATGAGTTTGGTATTGCAGTTGTCATCTCAAATCAGGTTGTTGCACAGGTCGATGGTGGTCCCTCGGCCATGTTCAACCCTGATCCCAAGAAACCCATAGGCGGTAACATCATCGCTCACGCCAGCACTACCAGACTGAGTCTGAAGAAGGGTCGCGGCGAGACCAGAATCGCCAAAATTTATGACAGTCCATGTCTACCAGAGAGTGACTGTCTATTCGCCATCAATGAGGACGGCATTGGTGACCCTTCGCCGAAGGATGTCGAGAAGATGAACAACTGA
- a CDS encoding vacuolar protein sorting-associated protein 26B-B: protein MSYFFSTPVDIDIVLEDGDDRSMVDIKLDKNRREKAPLYMDGESVKGAVTVRPKDGKRLEHTGIKVQFIGSIEMFFDRGNHYEFLSLVQELAAPGELQHPQTFDFNFKNVEKQYESYNGINVKLRYFVRVTVSRRMADVIREKDIWVYSYRIPPEINSSIKMDVGIEDCLHIEFEYSKSKYHLKDVIVGRIYFLLVRLKIKHMELSIIRRETTGAAPNQYNESETLVRFEIMDGSPSRGETIPIRLFLGGFDLTPTFRDVNKKFSTRYYLSLVLIDEDARRYFKQSEIILYRQTPQELNGSQQLPAPPESRIQAVPA, encoded by the exons ATGTCCTACTTCTTCTCGACCCCAGTGGACATTGACATCGTCCTCGAGGATGGCGACGACCGATCGATGGTCGATATCAAGCTGGACAAGAACCGGCGGGAGAAGGCGCCTCTTTACATGGACGGCGAGTCTGTCAAGGGCGCCGTCACGGTTCGGCCCAAGGACGGCAAGCGGCTTGAGCACACCGGAATCAAGGTGCAGTTCATCGGCTCCATAGAGATGTTCTTTGATCGCGGCAATCACTACGAGTTCCTCTCGCTGGTGCAGGAGCTTGCCGCCCCGGGCGAGCTGCAACACCCCCAGACCttcgacttcaacttcaAGAACGTCGAGAAGCAGTACGAGTCCTACAACGGCATCAACGTCAAGCTGCGCTACTTTGTGCGCGTCACCGTGTCGCGTCGCATGGCCGACGTCATCCGTGAGAAGGACATTTGGGTTTACAGCTATCGCATACCCCCGGAGATCAACAGTAGTATCAAGATGGATGTGGGTATCGAGGATTGTCTGCATATCGAGTTTGAGTACTCCAAGTCCAAGTATCACCTGAAGGATGTGATCGTCGGTAGGATCTATTTCCTCCTCGTCAGGCTCAAGATCAAACATATGGAGTTGTCTATCATCAGGCGCGAGACTACGGGTGCCGCGCCGAACCAGTACAACGAGAGCGAAACCCTGGTCAGGTTTGAG ATCATGGACGGCTCGCCGTCAAGAGGTGAAACGATCCCCATCAGGTTATTCCTGGGGGGATTCGACCTTACGCCAACTTTCAGGGATGTGAACAAGAAGTTCTCAACCAGATACTATCTCAGCCTGGTTCTCATAGATGAGG ACGCCCGAAGATACTTCAAACAATCAGAAATCATCCTATACCGACAAACGCCCCAGGAGCTCAACGGAAGCCAACAACTACCTGCACCGCCCGAGAGTAGGATACAGGCGGTCCCTGCGTAG